A genomic window from Fundidesulfovibrio magnetotacticus includes:
- a CDS encoding permease, which yields MEFVSLFAQVLVAILLEAAPFLLLGALASGLFEVFVPAGTLERLMPRGTATGILAGLVLGMVMPCCECGIVPLIRRLLGKGVPPATAMTFMLAGPVINPVVLASTLVAFQGDLGVVVVRCVLVAGVACAVGVAVRGRTAQELLLPGARPVAAACGCGGEPGLFGSLADMVTPADVRRPSLLSRLDHALRHAQADFLDMFRVLVFGAAVAAAFKTLAPAGVVNLVEKDLLLSVSGMMGLAVVLSLCSQADAFVAASFSGFPLAAKAAFLALGPVLDIKLVLMWRGVFRPEIVRLLIVIPAASIFAACMLMGVLEKWPR from the coding sequence ATGGAATTCGTCTCGCTTTTCGCCCAGGTGCTGGTGGCCATCCTTCTGGAGGCCGCCCCCTTCCTGTTGCTGGGCGCGCTGGCCTCGGGGCTTTTCGAAGTGTTCGTCCCGGCCGGGACCCTGGAGCGGCTCATGCCCCGGGGCACGGCGACGGGCATCCTGGCCGGGCTGGTGCTGGGGATGGTGATGCCCTGCTGCGAGTGCGGCATCGTGCCCCTGATCCGCCGCCTGCTGGGCAAGGGCGTGCCCCCCGCCACGGCCATGACCTTCATGCTGGCCGGGCCGGTGATCAATCCCGTGGTGCTGGCCTCCACGCTGGTGGCCTTCCAGGGCGACCTGGGCGTAGTGGTGGTCCGCTGCGTGCTGGTGGCGGGCGTGGCCTGCGCGGTGGGCGTGGCGGTGCGCGGACGCACGGCGCAAGAACTCCTGCTGCCCGGCGCGCGGCCCGTGGCGGCGGCCTGCGGCTGCGGCGGCGAGCCCGGGCTGTTCGGGTCCCTGGCCGACATGGTGACCCCCGCCGACGTGCGGCGTCCGTCCCTTCTCTCCCGGCTGGATCATGCCCTGCGCCACGCCCAGGCCGACTTCCTGGACATGTTCCGCGTGCTGGTGTTCGGCGCGGCCGTGGCGGCGGCCTTCAAGACCCTGGCCCCGGCCGGGGTGGTGAACCTCGTCGAAAAGGACCTGCTGCTCTCGGTGAGCGGCATGATGGGGCTGGCCGTGGTGCTCTCGCTGTGTTCCCAGGCGGACGCCTTCGTGGCGGCCTCGTTCTCGGGCTTCCCCCTGGCGGCCAAGGCGGCCTTCCTGGCGCTGGGGCCGGTGCTGGACATCAAGCTGGTACTCATGTGGCGCGGGGTGTTCCGC